Proteins encoded together in one Acidobacteriota bacterium window:
- a CDS encoding type II toxin-antitoxin system RelE/ParE family toxin — protein sequence MARLIWAEPALDDLDAVAEYIALDNPVAAGSLVERVFKRVSQLARFPTSGKRPPELLRTLYREVVVPPCRIFYRVEGDTVLILHVMRAERLLRAFLLDERRKLKSTAVPE from the coding sequence GTGGCTCGCCTGATCTGGGCCGAACCGGCACTCGACGATCTCGATGCCGTCGCTGAATACATCGCGCTCGATAACCCGGTGGCAGCCGGTTCGCTTGTTGAGCGCGTGTTCAAACGCGTCAGTCAATTGGCGCGATTCCCGACGTCGGGCAAGCGGCCGCCGGAACTGCTCCGGACCCTCTATCGCGAAGTGGTTGTGCCGCCGTGCCGGATCTTCTACCGCGTCGAGGGCGACACGGTCTTGATTCTGCACGTCATGAGAGCCGAGCGACTGCTCAGGGCCTTTCTGCTCGACGAACGCAGGAAGTTGAAATCGACCGCGGTCCCGGAGTAA
- a CDS encoding YdcF family protein: MTQFANIVKSLLIPGSIPFLVFGLVAGVALLFGPQALQRWARRWLLLLLLLYGFLSTPFGANMLAGPLVREFSPIQTREQAGGADTVVVLSVSSSVYSANGQAVAEMGKATALNALEAARVFRLLGHPAVVASGGMVDGGQPGPTPGEILRNALVTLGVPEQYIETESRSRTTREQGLFVAELLRARGVRRFVLVTEANHMPRAVATFRQLGLDPLPSPSPFFLESPKGILQQLRPNFSALQLSDWASYEHLARAYYWLRGWSSSGPDG; this comes from the coding sequence ATGACCCAGTTTGCCAACATCGTCAAGTCGCTCCTCATCCCCGGCTCCATTCCGTTCCTGGTGTTTGGGCTCGTGGCGGGAGTGGCTCTGCTGTTCGGCCCGCAAGCGCTGCAGCGATGGGCACGCCGCTGGTTGTTGCTGCTGCTGCTCCTGTACGGATTCCTGAGTACGCCGTTCGGCGCCAACATGCTTGCCGGGCCGTTGGTGCGTGAGTTCTCGCCGATCCAGACCAGGGAGCAGGCGGGTGGTGCCGACACGGTGGTCGTGCTGAGCGTGAGCAGCAGTGTCTATTCGGCCAACGGACAGGCGGTGGCGGAAATGGGAAAGGCCACCGCGCTGAACGCGCTCGAAGCTGCACGCGTTTTCCGTCTGCTGGGACACCCGGCGGTCGTCGCGTCGGGCGGAATGGTTGACGGCGGACAGCCAGGGCCCACGCCGGGGGAGATACTGCGGAACGCGCTCGTGACGCTGGGCGTCCCGGAGCAGTACATCGAAACCGAGTCGCGCTCGCGGACAACCAGGGAGCAGGGCCTCTTCGTGGCAGAACTCCTGCGCGCGCGAGGAGTCCGGCGCTTTGTCCTCGTCACAGAGGCGAATCACATGCCACGGGCGGTGGCGACCTTCCGCCAGCTCGGACTGGATCCGCTGCCGTCGCCGTCGCCCTTCTTCCTCGAGTCCCCGAAGGGAATACTGCAACAACTTCGTCCCAACTTCTCCGCGCTTCAGCTGAGCGACTGGGCAAGCTACGAGCATCTCGCAAGAGCCTACTACTGGCTGCGCGGGTGGTCGAGTTCGGGGCCGGACGGGTGA
- a CDS encoding SDR family NAD(P)-dependent oxidoreductase has translation MEPRVMLITGARKGIGRYLAEYYSTQGYHVVGCSRQDSDFAHANYEHSCLDVADEGRAQDLFSAIRTNHGRLDVLLNVAGIAAMNHILTTPTSSLHKILDTNVVGTFLFCREGARLMQKRRYGRIVNFTTVAVPLKLAGESAYAASKAAVLTLTQVMAKELADFGITANAVGPNPISTDLIAAVPKPKLDALVNMQAVKRLGALEDVSNVVDFFIKPESGMITGQVIYLGGIQ, from the coding sequence ATGGAACCCAGAGTGATGCTGATAACCGGCGCGCGCAAGGGCATAGGCCGGTATCTTGCGGAGTATTACTCCACCCAGGGATATCACGTCGTCGGCTGCAGCCGGCAGGATAGCGACTTTGCGCACGCGAACTATGAGCATTCGTGTCTGGACGTCGCCGACGAAGGACGCGCGCAAGATCTCTTTTCCGCCATACGGACCAACCATGGCCGGCTGGATGTTCTTCTGAATGTGGCGGGGATAGCGGCCATGAACCACATCCTGACCACCCCAACCTCCTCGTTGCACAAGATTCTGGACACCAATGTCGTTGGCACGTTTCTCTTTTGCCGCGAGGGCGCCAGGCTCATGCAGAAGCGCCGCTATGGTCGCATTGTCAACTTCACGACCGTGGCCGTGCCTCTCAAGTTGGCAGGAGAGTCGGCGTATGCCGCCTCGAAGGCCGCTGTCCTGACCTTGACCCAGGTGATGGCCAAAGAGCTTGCTGATTTCGGCATCACCGCCAACGCCGTCGGCCCGAATCCCATCTCGACCGACTTGATTGCTGCCGTCCCCAAACCCAAGCTGGACGCGCTCGTCAATATGCAGGCCGTGAAGCGTCTTGGCGCACTTGAAGATGTCTCGAACGTCGTTGATTTCTTCATCAAGCCCGAAAGCGGCATGATCACCGGCCAGGTCATCTACCTGGGAGGAATTCAGTAA
- a CDS encoding nucleotidyltransferase domain-containing protein → MTAFLESQREPIAAACARHGVLRLDAFGSAVGGDFRPRESDIDLLVEFGPMDPHARVDAYFDLLDDLRSILGGEVDLVMADAVKNRYIAADIKRTKQALYAA, encoded by the coding sequence ATGACGGCGTTTCTCGAGAGCCAACGTGAACCGATTGCGGCGGCATGCGCGCGGCATGGCGTGCTGCGCCTCGACGCATTTGGATCCGCGGTCGGCGGCGACTTCCGCCCGCGCGAGAGCGACATCGACCTCCTGGTCGAGTTCGGCCCGATGGATCCCCACGCTCGCGTCGATGCCTACTTCGATCTGCTCGATGACCTCAGAAGCATCCTTGGTGGCGAGGTTGATCTGGTGATGGCGGACGCCGTCAAGAACCGCTACATCGCAGCCGACATCAAACGAACGAAACAGGCCCTCTATGCCGCGTGA
- a CDS encoding type II toxin-antitoxin system Phd/YefM family antitoxin: MKTELVTTLKRHATRILATMRESKDPVLITEHGIPSAYLVDVSVFELMQERMRLLEGIARGERAIVEGRTRTPAAARRRLQKWLA, encoded by the coding sequence ATGAAGACCGAACTCGTCACCACCCTCAAGCGGCACGCGACGCGAATCCTGGCAACAATGCGCGAATCGAAAGATCCTGTTCTGATCACCGAGCATGGGATTCCATCCGCGTATCTGGTCGACGTGTCGGTGTTTGAGTTGATGCAGGAGCGTATGCGCCTGCTCGAAGGCATCGCCCGCGGGGAACGCGCGATCGTGGAGGGTCGGACGCGTACTCCAGCGGCAGCCAGGCGGAGACTGCAGAAGTGGCTCGCCTGA
- a CDS encoding DUF86 domain-containing protein: MPRDRRAYLSDIVDSCEAITAALLGLDLDAYKGNRLVRSSVEREFIIIGEAILALSHAAPDVFAAITGARRIVDFRNQLTHEYPTVDDALVWAIADRDVPVLRDECAAVMKGLQSENDAN, encoded by the coding sequence ATGCCGCGTGACCGACGCGCCTATCTATCCGACATCGTCGACTCGTGCGAGGCGATTACGGCGGCGTTGCTGGGTCTTGATCTCGACGCGTACAAGGGTAACCGCCTGGTACGCTCGTCGGTGGAGCGCGAGTTCATTATCATCGGCGAGGCCATCCTGGCACTGTCCCATGCTGCCCCGGATGTCTTCGCTGCAATCACGGGCGCCCGTCGCATCGTCGACTTTCGCAACCAGCTCACGCACGAGTATCCGACGGTGGACGACGCCTTGGTCTGGGCGATAGCGGACCGCGACGTGCCCGTGCTGCGCGACGAATGCGCGGCGGTCATGAAGGGCCTCCAGTCTGAAAACGACGCGAACTGA